The Arachis hypogaea cultivar Tifrunner chromosome 14, arahy.Tifrunner.gnm2.J5K5, whole genome shotgun sequence genome has a segment encoding these proteins:
- the LOC112744584 gene encoding phenolic glucoside malonyltransferase 1-like codes for MASSNNNISIKILDKYTVSPPPTPSTGVTVSLPLTFFDLFWVRFHPVERVFFYKLHSPPSFFIEHVLPKLKTSLSLTLQHFLPLAGNLLWPSHSDKPILQYNLGDGVSLLIAESDADFNHLLGYNSPREASETRCFVPELETLESRAALMSLQITLFPNSGFSIGISTHHAALDGKSSTMFIKAWASICQSLEEEQKESPTLVREFEPFFDREVIKDPKDVGLLLLNHWSDVMSKMFPDENNIKKSLKILPFEPKVKDSVRATFKLTRSDLEKVKKKVLSNWNSNVNNGNDEESTNTPPSTLSTFVLTCSYVLVCIAKAINGVFKERQKFGFAFTGDCRKRLEPPIPENYCGNCVWGNFVDAKPEDYVKENGVVLVAKGIYKTTKMLGIEGFRGVEASAFDKYMNMAKEGVEIIGIAGSNRFGVYGIDFGWGKPEKVEIASIDRGLTMGLAENSDGNEGGVEVGLVLNKQVMDLFRTLFREGLEDD; via the coding sequence atggCTTCTTCTAACAACAACATCTCCATCAAAATCCTTGACAAATACACAGTTTCTCCACCACCAACGCCATCAACCGGTGTTACTGTTTCTCTACCTCTCACTTTCTTTGACTTGTTCTGGGTTCGCTTCCACCCCGTTGAGCGTGTCTTCTTCTACAAACTTCACTCTCCTCCATCTTTCTTCATCGAACATGTGCTTCCCAAGCTCAAAACCTCGCTCTCTCTTACCCTCCAACACTTCCTCCCTCTTGCTGGAAACCTACTTTGGCCTTCTCATTCAGATAAACCAATTCTTCAATACAATCTTGGTGATGGTGTTTCACTTCTCATAGCAGAATCCGATGCAGATTTCAACCATCTTTTGGGCTATAACTCACCGCGTGAAGCTTCTGAAACTCGATGCTTTGTACCAGAACTGGAAACACTGGAATCTCGTGCTGCTCTTATGTCTCTTCAGATTACTCTCTTCCCGAACAGTGGATTCAGCATCGGAATCAGCACCCACCATGCTGCTCTCGATGGGAAATCTTCCACCATGTTCATCAAAGCATGGGCTTCCATATGTCAAAGCCTTGAAGAAGAACAGAAAGAATCACCCACTTTGGTTCGCGAATTCGAGCCTTTCTTTGATAGAGAAGTTATCAAAGATCCAAAGGATGTTGGACTCTTGTTATTGAACCATTGGTCGGATGTCATGTCCAAAATGTTCCCTGATGAGAACAACATCAAGAAAAGCTTGAAGATTCTACCGTTCGAACCCAAGGTGAAGGACTCGGTTCGTGCAACGTTCAAGCTCACGCGTTCAGATTTGGAGAAGGTGAAGAAAAAGGTGTTGTCCAATTGGAACAGCAACGTTAATAACGGTAATGATGAAGAATCTACAAACACACCACCTAGTACTCTTTCTACTTTTGTTCTAACATGCAGCTATGTCTTGGTTTGTATCGCTAAGGCGATTAATGGAGTTTTTAAGGAGAGACAAAAATTCGGGTTCGCTTTCACTGGTGATTGTAGGAAGAGGTTAGAGCCTCCAATACCTGAAAATTATTGTGGTAACTGTGTGTGGGGTAATTTTGTGGATGCAAAACCAGAGGACTATGTTAAAGAAAATGGAGTGGTTCTTGTCGCTAAGGGAATTTACAAGACGACAAAAATGTTGGGTATTGAAGGTTTTCGTGGTGTAGAAGCATCAGCGTTTGATAAGTACATGAATATGGCTAAAGAAGGAGTTGAAATAATTGGTATTGCTGGTTCCAATAGGTTTGGTGTTTATGGTATTGATTTTGGTTGGGGAAAACCTGAAAAAGTTGAGATAGCTTCGATTGATAGAGGTCTAACGATGGGTTTGGCTGAGAATAGTGATGGCAATGAAGGTGGGGTCGAGGTTGGTCTTGTTCTTAACAAGCAGGTGATGGATCTGTTTCGGACTTTGTTTCGTGAAGGACTTGAAGATGATTAA